The DNA sequence TACAAATCGGTCTATTCACTAAATTTCTCTCTCCCCAAATCTCCAAAGAACAACCATGTGAAGAATTAATAAAAGATCAATTGCCTTACAGTTGCTTCTTCTTCATGGCTTGTTTATTATTGTGCATCCATACCTTGAAAACCTGTCTCCTTATACCCAATTCAGAACACAACTGCTGCACCTCTTGCTCATCGTGCTTCTGGATCCTCCATCCCAACTTTTCTGCCACCTCCATCATCTTGTCCTTCTGCTCTTGGCTGAACTTTGTCCGAAACCGCTTCTTCGAACCCCCGGCCTGATTTGACTGCTCGTACATGTGGATGTGGTTGAGATCCTCACTAGATGACTCAGCCGCCCCTCCGCCACCTCCAAAAGTCATCATCCCAGGAGGAAATGATCCGGCCACGGAAGGACTAGTGGCTGGGAAATGATGgtactgatgatgatgatgaacagGAGGTGGTGGAGGGAGTGAGGATAGAACAGGTGCTGATGATGCATTCCGGCTACTGTGGCTGTTTTTGTTGTGGTGGTTAAGGACATGGTAATTATTGGGTACATGTACTAGTTGGGTTTCACCCTCGATCTCTTTCCTGTGGAAATTCCTGTGGCACTCACATGCTGCACATTTTAGTCCTCCCGGGCTGTCTTCCTCTCCGCTCGGCATGAACTCTCCGCAGCCATCCAGTACATGCCCTCCAGTGCTCGCTGCGTGATTCTTCAAGCATTCTCGATATCTAACTGCTTTCGAAGCTGTAATTGGCTCAGGTGCCAGTGCCGATGGTGCTGCTTTGAAGCTGTGGTTTGCTCGGCTTGCAATTGGTGTGCCGCTTGTTGCTCTTGGGCTGGTGCAGACAGCAGCTGGTGATAGGTTTGGATCTGGGTTTGGGATAGGGATTGGGTCAGGATCTCTACTGGGTTTGTATGGATTCGATTGCTGaggctgatgatgatgatgatgatgaggtggAGCCTGATAAAAAGGGTCTAGGGTTTGGGGGTGGTTAAAGATTAATGTGTTGTTAACATgatgatgaagagatggagaagagagcttggaagaagaagagtctCTATGTTGGGGATTGAACCCCAAAGTGGTTGGCATCCCTAAAACCTTATCTTGGCCTCTCACCTCCATTAAATCTGGTATATGGCTATATAGTACAGATTTTTGATTGATCCCCCagcctatttttcttttataattaTAAAAACGATCGAAGGGAGCTAGCTAGATTCAGATCACTGTTTCCGTAAATTCATGTATGCTAGCTATCGATCTCCATCTTAATCCAGCTTGATCAAAGAACTAATCACCAGCTTAAGATTATTCTTTTTCTATTCTGATTTTGACATTTTCGGTGCTAACCCACCAACCCATCTCACTAATTTCAATGGCCTGTTTCCAAATACCTAAGCTGGTGATGGAGCTTGAGATTATGGACTGATGGGTATAGTAGATGAATTAAAAGCACATAAATAcaagaaactgaaaagaaaagaaaaattaatcttGGAACTCaaacaggaaaagaaaacaGTTGGGGGCCCTACTGGAGCTAATTAAATCTCACTTACCTTGCTGTAAAATTGAAGTGAGATTTGTTTGATAGTTGCACCACCATTCGAAACAAACAGAAGAAAGCTGCTCGTTCTGGGTAAAAATTTAGTTTTATCAGAAAGTGGTGAGAGAGaataaagtagagagagagagagaggaagaggaggaagaagaggccAGAGGGAAACTAAAGTGGGTTGTGTTTCCTATCACCCATCCAGCCCCATAAAATCTAATGAAGCAAAGAACAGTTAGTTTGGTTTGTACTCAAGATGAGTGATGAGGTCTATAGTAGTGGAAGGAGGAGAGTAGTGGCACAGGTCTCTGCAGAAGGGCCGACAGCGTCACGTTAGTCCTCTCCCACACCCTGCACCATGGTCCAGTTCCTAATTATTGCTCTCTGAAACCCTAAACCACCACAAAATtaatgtgtttttattgtgggcaagacagaaagaaagagagagaaaaaagaggaaaggaaaaaaaaagacaaaggaAAAATGTCAGACTTGACGTTTTTCTGCTTGCCTTGGAATCTTCCTGCAACCTCAAGATCCttacttaaaagttaaaactgtTGAAATTTGTTTAGAGCGAGCAAGGCTAATGTTAGTataatcttctttattttgatCTAGAATGTTAGTAAATtaagttttttaaaaaaaaaaagttgaatccACTAGCAAACCAACAATCAAAGTGTTAGAGACTACAAATACTTAAAGATAGAAAAAATGGCGAGACAACAACTAAATTTCTATCTAATTAAGCACTGCAACTTATTATAAGACAAATTGAGCTTGCATCTTAAGAGAATGTATAAACAAAGACTAAACTCCGTGTGTTCTAGGAAAAAATCATCAACTAGCTGTCTATCCGCGGgtatgtaataaaaaaaaaattaaatttgtaGGTTATTCAATTCATTACATACATGAATgcattaatatatataaatacattcGACATAATTAATGGTAAACCAATTATGGAGTGGCATTCTCTCAATGCGTCGAGTTGATTTATCCCTGCATTGAATCAAtttgctaaaaaaaattatttaagtttatctctcttaatttttcagttttttcatGAATATTTATTGTTCAAACCCTAAATGAttttaaaaacataaaatagacaaatttcaaattagatttatGTTAATTTATTCAATAACAGATGCTAGAAGGTCAAAAGGCTACTACTGCTCCTCATCTGATTATTGATACGAACCGAAAAATTTGAGTGACCTaggtaaaaaagaaagaaagaaagaaaagaggttgTTCTTGGCTTTTATTTAGTATTCACTGGATGGTACTGCTCCTTAACACTGTAACATGGAAGCAGGAACAGCAAAACGCACACGAGCATTTTCTACAGGTTATCAAACAAGTTAGGGTTTATTTATTAGCTAAAGATGATTAAGGAAGGAGTCAGAGTGATTAGGCTTTTAATTAGTTAAAGACGTAAAAGGACAATAAAAGGGTCAGAGGAAggaatttatttccttttttcctCTGATCTTTTTTCGGTGGGTGTGGGAGAGCTAAAGTGAGATGAGATGAGGGAATGCGGGGCCACATCacagcatttgttttgtttttttcttagtGTAATGTgtcagcctctctctctctctctcgcagaaGCTGAGTGAGGGTTTGTGCGTCTGCAAGCTGcagtttccttctttttccatCATCGCATTCCAATTTAGTAGATGCCATTTTTCTCAGTTTGCCACACCATGCATTATTGGAACTTTCTCTTTGCTTCTCATCCCTCCTTCGTCAGTGTTTTTGTTGCTTTGTGTCACAGTAGTGCTGCGTTTTCGAAATTGTAAAGAGAAACTCCATTATCAAACACTGTGCTGTGCTGTGCATGTTCTCTTTTCCTTCTAGTCCCACCCGCATGTTTCCAGATTAAAGTTTCGCATAGGAGCCTCACCATGTTTAAAGTGTTTTTTGCTCGTCGCATAAGATTAATTAGGTTCAAGTATCCTCAACAAgcatttaactttttttttcattttcattttctctaaTGATATAAAAATTTCTTCCAACGCCAAGTACCATCGGAAAAAACTTTAgacaagtttttttttcctttctttttttttttttgtttttttgttttttttgcaaGGCAATATTGACAATGAATTGAAGCATTGCTACATATTCTAAAATTTGAATAGAGTCAAGCATTAAAAGATTTAGTTGTTAAATAAAATATCAACATGCAATTTATATAGAGCTAGCACATTCTCTCATATGCGACCATAATCCACAAttattgaataaaaaataattggg is a window from the Rosa chinensis cultivar Old Blush chromosome 2, RchiOBHm-V2, whole genome shotgun sequence genome containing:
- the LOC112190379 gene encoding zinc-finger homeodomain protein 6, with the translated sequence MEVRGQDKVLGMPTTLGFNPQHRDSSSSKLSSPSLHHHVNNTLIFNHPQTLDPFYQAPPHHHHHHQPQQSNPYKPSRDPDPIPIPNPDPNLSPAAVCTSPRATSGTPIASRANHSFKAAPSALAPEPITASKAVRYRECLKNHAASTGGHVLDGCGEFMPSGEEDSPGGLKCAACECHRNFHRKEIEGETQLVHVPNNYHVLNHHNKNSHSSRNASSAPVLSSLPPPPPVHHHHQYHHFPATSPSVAGSFPPGMMTFGGGGGAAESSSEDLNHIHMYEQSNQAGGSKKRFRTKFSQEQKDKMMEVAEKLGWRIQKHDEQEVQQLCSELGIRRQVFKVWMHNNKQAMKKKQL